A window of the Cystobacter fuscus genome harbors these coding sequences:
- a CDS encoding fused MFS/spermidine synthase encodes MYQTAWQRELRLIFGASTAASAAVLAIFMGGLGLGGALLGARVDRHKRPLAFYADLELLISLSAAVTPLLVWLARTLYVALGGTVSLGLGVGSVVRLLLSTLVLAVPTLLMGGTLPAAARAAETPEDVRRRALAVLYGLNTLGAVAGATASTFLLFEVFGTRTTLWLATLVNVLVALVARSVARSLPESEPDQARAAPTPEDAKTLPLPPRAFVLTAAALVGFAFFLMEMVWYRMTSPLLGGSTFTFGLILMVALAGIGLGGAAYAAWGQTRPATLRGFALTCILEALLLAVPLALGDKVAVLATLTRPLSVFGFSGLVLSWTLLAALVVFPAAFVSGVQFPLLLALLGRGGEQVGRQVGLAYAWNTVGSIVGSLAGGFGLLPLLTAPGVWRTVGGVLVVLGLVAAGMSLRWEQAPPSRLLPSLFAAALTVVLLTAEGPTAVWRHSGIGAGRSRVETGSTQELHDSSSRLRGSLLWEADGVESSVGILGTDGLSFHVNGKSDGNSVGDASTQVMGGLIGALAHPNPRHALVIGLGTGSTSGWLGSVPGMERVDTVEIEPAILEMARQCADVNERVLDNPKVNIIFDDAREVLLASHESYDIIFSEPSNPYRAGIASLFSREFYQAVRRRLAPGGIFLQWVQAYEVDARTVRSIYATLTSEFGAVESWQTQTGDLILMATAEPWRHDLERMRARVAQEPYRRALATTWETTELEGVLSHFIAGPALALRLSQGQEALINTDDLSYVEFAFARGVGRTHTGFSPALLRQLGIDLGADRMEVERGTVDWQRVEELRLLTTQWDPPRRPDLNASKLQAYRAVYDAYNRQQLPGALKLWQQTQAQPRDIMELRLVGELLVQRGDEAALPLLEQLEVSLPFDARSLRAQWLVGKDRHAEATQSLESAFAVLHQVPWGSNNLLERAMALSESIARKDAALGERLWNALARPFSNHRGESSRKQTRLVLATSLGFSQRCAEAFAPYEPHVPWNKSFLEKRASCYVETHHALEDEALADIARFISTEPPPLLEDGANAPPP; translated from the coding sequence GTGTACCAGACGGCATGGCAGCGGGAGTTGCGCCTCATCTTCGGAGCTTCCACGGCGGCGTCCGCCGCGGTGCTGGCCATCTTCATGGGTGGCCTGGGCCTGGGAGGCGCCCTGCTCGGGGCGCGCGTGGACCGGCACAAGCGGCCACTGGCCTTCTACGCCGACCTGGAGCTGCTCATCTCCCTGAGCGCGGCGGTGACGCCGTTGCTCGTGTGGCTGGCACGCACCCTCTACGTGGCCCTGGGCGGTACGGTGTCACTGGGCCTGGGCGTGGGCTCCGTGGTCCGGCTGCTGCTCTCGACGCTGGTGCTCGCGGTGCCCACGCTGCTCATGGGCGGCACCCTGCCCGCGGCCGCGCGCGCCGCGGAGACACCCGAGGACGTGCGGCGCCGGGCACTCGCGGTGCTCTACGGCCTCAACACCCTGGGCGCCGTGGCGGGCGCCACCGCGTCCACCTTCCTGCTCTTCGAGGTGTTCGGCACCCGCACGACGCTGTGGCTGGCCACGCTGGTCAACGTGCTGGTCGCGCTCGTGGCGCGCTCGGTGGCGCGGAGTCTGCCCGAGTCCGAGCCGGACCAGGCGCGGGCCGCCCCCACCCCCGAGGACGCCAAGACACTCCCCCTGCCCCCGCGCGCCTTCGTCCTCACGGCGGCGGCCCTGGTGGGCTTCGCCTTCTTCCTCATGGAGATGGTGTGGTACCGGATGACGAGCCCCCTGCTGGGAGGCTCCACCTTCACCTTCGGCCTCATCCTGATGGTGGCGCTGGCGGGCATTGGCCTGGGAGGCGCGGCGTACGCGGCCTGGGGACAGACGCGTCCGGCCACCCTGCGAGGCTTCGCCCTGACGTGCATCCTGGAGGCACTGCTGCTCGCCGTGCCGCTGGCCCTGGGAGACAAGGTGGCGGTGCTCGCGACGCTGACGCGGCCCCTGTCCGTCTTCGGCTTCAGCGGCCTGGTGTTGAGCTGGACCCTGCTCGCCGCGCTGGTGGTGTTTCCCGCCGCCTTCGTCTCGGGCGTGCAGTTCCCCTTGTTGCTGGCGCTGCTGGGGCGGGGCGGCGAGCAGGTGGGCCGGCAGGTGGGCCTGGCCTACGCGTGGAACACCGTGGGCTCCATCGTGGGCTCGCTGGCCGGCGGCTTCGGTCTGCTGCCCCTGCTGACGGCCCCGGGCGTGTGGCGGACGGTGGGCGGGGTGCTGGTGGTGCTCGGCCTGGTGGCGGCGGGAATGTCCCTGCGCTGGGAGCAGGCGCCGCCCTCGCGGCTGCTCCCCTCGTTGTTCGCGGCCGCGCTCACCGTCGTCCTGCTCACGGCCGAGGGGCCCACCGCCGTCTGGCGGCACAGCGGCATCGGCGCCGGACGCAGTCGAGTGGAGACGGGCTCCACCCAGGAGTTGCACGATTCCTCATCGCGGCTGCGCGGCTCCTTGCTGTGGGAAGCGGATGGCGTGGAGAGCAGCGTGGGCATCCTCGGCACGGACGGCCTGTCCTTCCACGTCAATGGCAAGTCGGATGGCAACAGCGTGGGCGATGCGAGCACCCAGGTGATGGGTGGACTCATCGGGGCCCTCGCCCATCCGAATCCACGCCACGCCCTCGTCATCGGACTGGGCACCGGCAGCACCTCGGGCTGGCTGGGCTCGGTGCCGGGGATGGAGCGCGTGGACACGGTGGAGATCGAACCGGCCATCCTGGAGATGGCGCGCCAGTGCGCGGACGTCAACGAGCGCGTGCTGGACAACCCCAAGGTGAACATCATCTTCGACGATGCGCGCGAGGTGCTGCTCGCCTCCCACGAGTCCTACGACATCATCTTCTCCGAGCCCTCCAACCCCTACCGGGCCGGCATCGCCAGTCTCTTCTCCCGCGAGTTCTACCAGGCGGTGCGGCGGCGGCTGGCGCCCGGAGGCATCTTCCTGCAGTGGGTGCAGGCCTACGAGGTGGACGCACGCACGGTGCGCAGCATCTACGCCACCCTCACCTCCGAGTTCGGCGCCGTGGAGTCCTGGCAGACGCAGACCGGCGACCTCATCTTGATGGCCACCGCGGAGCCGTGGCGCCATGACCTGGAGCGCATGCGGGCCCGGGTGGCCCAGGAGCCCTACCGCCGGGCCCTGGCCACGACGTGGGAGACCACGGAGCTGGAGGGCGTCTTGTCCCACTTCATCGCGGGCCCGGCACTGGCCCTGCGCCTGTCCCAGGGACAGGAGGCGTTGATCAACACGGATGATCTGTCCTACGTGGAGTTCGCCTTCGCCCGCGGCGTGGGCCGCACGCACACGGGCTTCTCACCAGCGCTGTTGCGCCAGCTCGGCATCGACCTGGGCGCGGACCGGATGGAGGTGGAGCGAGGGACGGTGGACTGGCAGCGTGTGGAGGAGCTCCGGCTGCTCACCACGCAGTGGGACCCACCACGTCGGCCCGACCTGAACGCCAGCAAGCTCCAGGCCTACCGCGCCGTGTATGACGCCTATAACCGCCAGCAACTGCCCGGGGCGTTGAAGCTGTGGCAGCAGACGCAGGCGCAGCCCCGGGACATCATGGAGTTGCGGCTGGTGGGCGAGCTCCTGGTCCAGCGAGGCGATGAAGCCGCCCTGCCCCTCCTGGAGCAGCTGGAAGTCTCGCTTCCCTTCGATGCCAGGTCCCTGCGCGCCCAGTGGTTGGTGGGCAAGGACCGCCATGCCGAGGCCACGCAGTCACTCGAGAGCGCCTTCGCCGTGCTTCACCAGGTGCCCTGGGGCAGCAACAACCTGCTCGAACGGGCCATGGCCCTGAGCGAGAGCATCGCCCGGAAGGACGCCGCCCTGGGAGAGCGGTTGTGGAACGCGCTGGCCCGGCCCTTCTCCAACCACCGGGGGGAGAGCAGCCGCAAGCAGACGCGCCTGGTCCTGGCCACGAGCCTGGGATTTTCCCAACGGTGCGCCGAGGCCTTCGCGCCCTACGAGCCCCACGTCCCCTGGAACAAGTCCTTCCTGGAGAAGCGCGCGAGCTGCTACGTGGAAACCCACCACGCCCTGGAGGACGAGGCACTCGCGGACATCGCACGCTTCATCTCCACGGAGCCCCCCCCCCTGCTGGAGGATGGCGCGAACGCCCCACCCCCTTGA